The Polymorphobacter megasporae genome window below encodes:
- a CDS encoding acetyl-CoA acetyltransferase, with the protein MTYILGGWQSDFSHNWDRRGIDMAGAFAEVINEGMASAKLDPAEIDTGHVGNFVGDLFAGQGLLGGFFGLVDPVFDGLPTARHEAACASGSVAMLAATAEIEAGRYDLACVVGLEQMRNVPGQTAAENLGAAAWNGHEFGDAKFVWPRAFSDLADEYERRYGLDYAHLMRIAEINFGNAKHNPNSQTRAWKFTPESFTADDAANPVVEGRTRKMDCGQVTDGTAVVFLASPKRAAEYAAKRGIALDSLPRIAGWGHRSAPISYSQKIRNSRDDAYVFPQVRRAIVDARARAGIDLDAIDLIETHDCFTATEYMAIDHLGITAPGESWKAIEDGTIERGGALPINPSGGLIGTGHPVGATGIRMALDAFKQVTGTAGDYQVEGAKTVQTLNIGGSTTTTVSFIVDRAAA; encoded by the coding sequence ATGACATATATCCTCGGCGGGTGGCAGAGCGATTTCTCGCATAACTGGGATCGACGCGGGATCGACATGGCGGGGGCGTTCGCCGAGGTGATCAACGAGGGCATGGCGTCGGCGAAGCTCGATCCGGCCGAGATCGACACCGGCCACGTCGGTAATTTCGTCGGCGACCTGTTCGCCGGCCAGGGGCTGCTCGGCGGCTTCTTCGGCCTCGTCGACCCAGTGTTCGACGGCCTGCCGACGGCGCGTCACGAGGCGGCATGCGCGTCGGGCAGCGTCGCCATGCTCGCCGCCACCGCCGAGATCGAAGCCGGGCGCTACGACCTCGCCTGCGTCGTCGGGCTCGAGCAGATGCGCAACGTGCCGGGCCAGACCGCAGCCGAAAACCTCGGCGCGGCGGCGTGGAACGGCCACGAATTCGGTGACGCCAAGTTCGTCTGGCCGCGCGCCTTTTCCGATCTCGCCGACGAATATGAAAGGCGCTACGGCCTCGACTACGCGCACCTGATGCGGATCGCCGAGATCAATTTCGGCAACGCCAAGCACAACCCGAATTCGCAGACGCGCGCGTGGAAATTCACGCCCGAAAGCTTCACCGCCGACGACGCCGCGAACCCGGTGGTCGAAGGGCGGACGCGCAAGATGGATTGCGGGCAGGTCACCGACGGCACCGCGGTCGTCTTCCTCGCCTCGCCGAAGCGTGCCGCCGAATACGCCGCCAAGCGCGGCATCGCCCTCGACAGCCTGCCGCGGATTGCCGGCTGGGGGCACCGCTCGGCGCCGATCAGCTATTCGCAGAAGATCCGCAACAGCCGCGATGATGCCTATGTCTTCCCGCAGGTCCGCCGCGCGATCGTCGATGCGCGCGCCCGCGCCGGGATCGACCTCGACGCGATCGACCTGATCGAGACCCACGACTGCTTCACCGCGACCGAATATATGGCGATCGATCATCTCGGCATCACTGCCCCCGGCGAAAGCTGGAAGGCGATCGAGGACGGCACGATCGAGCGCGGCGGCGCGCTGCCGATCAACCCGTCGGGCGGACTAATCGGCACCGGCCACCCGGTCGGCGCGACCGGCATTCGCATGGCGCTCGACGCGTTCAAGCAAGTGACGGGGACCGCCGGGGATTATCAGGTCGAGGGCGCGAAGACCGTCCAGACGCTCAATATCGGCGGTTCGACGACGACGACGGTGAGCTTCATCGTCGACCGCGCGGCGGCATGA
- a CDS encoding nuclear transport factor 2 family protein, producing MDTRFKQFSAVIDAWKRKDTDFIFAAMTDDIVWHYAAAVAPAAHGKDEARKFLAAFGPGVGAVRWRIFTHAETADRLFVEGVDEYDTPEGKTIIAPYCGVIEFRGDKISGWRDYVDRSVIDDQKAGKPVPVQVTELVSRPVAR from the coding sequence ATGGACACTCGTTTTAAGCAATTCAGCGCGGTCATCGACGCGTGGAAGCGCAAGGACACCGACTTCATCTTCGCCGCGATGACCGACGACATCGTCTGGCATTACGCTGCCGCGGTCGCCCCGGCGGCGCACGGCAAGGACGAAGCGCGCAAGTTCCTCGCGGCGTTCGGGCCGGGAGTCGGCGCGGTGCGGTGGCGGATCTTCACCCACGCCGAAACCGCCGACCGCCTGTTCGTCGAAGGCGTCGACGAATACGACACGCCCGAGGGCAAGACGATCATCGCGCCGTATTGCGGCGTCATCGAATTTCGCGGCGACAAGATCAGCGGCTGGCGCGACTACGTCGACCGCAGCGTGATCGACGACCAGAAGGCGGGGAAGCCGGTCCCGGTCCAGGTCACCGAACTGGTAAGCCGCCCCGTCGCCCGATGA
- a CDS encoding AMP-binding protein has translation MSATGALAAPFREAEFMPVDLAVDRRDDGSIVIRSRIELGAYEANIPAAFAASAARAGDKTALAFRGADGEWAHTSYATLKHDIDAATQWLLDHVPRGRAIIVIAGNTLPAAVLTFAAYAAGVIHCPVGLAYGMAGGDRARLRHVIAKTNPALIYTDASPALAASVVAAGGDIPVVTPDPALFGGRATAWADVVATPITPAVEAAIAAVDPQAFASYMLTSGSTGLPKVVPTTQDNIAACTQQGLLAIGKAAGWGGTMLDWLPWHHAAGSSVLRATLLEGGTLYVDAGKPAPGLFDATIRNLREFPVAYFNNVPLGYAMLVDAMETDAVLRRQFFSKLRLMLYGGAGLAQHVLDRLQAMAVAETGHRIHMTTGYGMTETVTGCMVIHFPTDKVGIGLPAAGLEVKLVPYDERFEVRLRGPNVMRGYLDDPAKTAAAFDDEGFYRTGDLAVFHDSAVPEAGLAFAGRLAEEFKLSNGTWVYGGQLRDGLLKALAGLVGEVVLADDGRDYLTVLAWGTPAATLDAVVERLRGYNAGQHGGSATVRRVLLLATPPSVDANEISDKGTINRRAVLDNRQPAVAALYAEPPGPGVGVI, from the coding sequence ATGAGCGCGACGGGAGCGCTCGCGGCCCCGTTCCGCGAGGCCGAGTTCATGCCGGTCGACCTCGCGGTCGATCGCCGCGACGACGGCAGCATCGTCATCCGCTCAAGGATCGAGCTCGGCGCGTATGAGGCGAACATTCCCGCCGCCTTCGCCGCGAGCGCCGCCCGCGCCGGGGACAAGACTGCGCTCGCGTTTCGCGGGGCCGACGGGGAATGGGCGCATACGAGCTATGCCACGCTCAAGCACGACATCGACGCGGCGACACAATGGCTGCTCGACCATGTCCCGCGCGGCCGGGCGATCATCGTCATTGCAGGCAACACCCTCCCCGCCGCAGTCCTGACCTTTGCCGCCTACGCCGCCGGGGTGATCCACTGCCCGGTCGGCCTCGCCTACGGCATGGCGGGCGGCGACCGTGCGCGGCTGCGCCACGTCATCGCCAAGACAAATCCGGCGCTGATCTATACCGACGCCAGTCCCGCGCTTGCCGCGTCGGTCGTCGCGGCCGGCGGCGACATCCCGGTGGTGACACCCGACCCAGCACTGTTCGGCGGGCGTGCGACGGCGTGGGCCGACGTCGTCGCCACCCCCATAACCCCGGCGGTCGAAGCCGCAATTGCCGCGGTCGATCCGCAAGCCTTCGCTTCGTATATGCTGACTTCAGGGTCGACCGGCCTGCCGAAGGTCGTGCCGACGACGCAGGACAATATCGCCGCGTGCACGCAGCAGGGTCTGCTTGCGATCGGCAAGGCGGCGGGCTGGGGCGGGACGATGCTCGACTGGCTGCCGTGGCATCACGCGGCGGGGTCGTCGGTCCTGCGCGCGACCTTGCTCGAGGGCGGCACATTGTACGTCGATGCCGGCAAGCCCGCGCCGGGGCTGTTCGACGCGACGATCCGCAACCTGCGCGAATTCCCGGTCGCGTATTTCAATAACGTGCCCCTCGGCTATGCGATGCTCGTCGACGCGATGGAGACCGACGCAGTCCTCCGCCGCCAGTTCTTCAGCAAGCTGCGACTGATGCTCTATGGCGGCGCGGGGCTTGCTCAGCACGTCCTCGACCGGCTCCAGGCGATGGCGGTCGCCGAGACCGGGCATCGCATCCACATGACCACCGGCTACGGCATGACCGAGACCGTCACCGGCTGCATGGTCATCCATTTCCCGACCGACAAGGTCGGCATCGGCCTCCCGGCGGCAGGGCTCGAGGTCAAGCTGGTTCCGTACGACGAGCGCTTCGAGGTGCGGCTACGCGGGCCGAATGTGATGCGCGGCTATCTCGATGACCCGGCCAAGACCGCAGCGGCGTTCGACGACGAGGGCTTCTACCGCACCGGCGATCTCGCGGTGTTCCACGATTCCGCAGTGCCCGAGGCGGGCCTCGCCTTCGCCGGACGGCTGGCGGAGGAGTTCAAACTGTCGAACGGGACATGGGTCTATGGCGGACAGCTCCGCGACGGCCTGCTCAAGGCGCTCGCCGGGCTGGTGGGCGAGGTCGTACTCGCCGACGATGGCCGCGATTATTTGACCGTGCTGGCGTGGGGGACTCCGGCGGCGACCCTCGACGCGGTCGTCGAGCGGCTGCGCGGCTACAATGCCGGGCAGCATGGCGGATCGGCGACGGTGCGCCGGGTGCTGCTGCTCGCTACCCCGCCGTCGGTCGACGCCAACGAGATTTCGGACAAGGGCACGATCAACCGCCGCGCCGTACTCGACAATCGGCAGCCCGCGGTTGCCGCGCTGTACGCCGAGCCGCCGGGACCCGGCGTCGGCGTCATCTAA
- a CDS encoding DUF1295 domain-containing protein encodes MTALTLVATNAAILILLFLLLWAICLQTRDVTPVDSVWALGMVAMAGTTFIQADGDPTRKALLFGLCALWGLRLGGYMLWRWRDHGPDRRYQVMLGRAQEAKGWGFARATLVLVFATQAPMLFIVCLPVQLGQVDGGPPVGTLGMIGAGMALCGIVFESIGDWQLTRFRKNLANAGQVMDRGLWRYTRHPNYFGDALTWWGLFAIAAETGTGLWALPGPVLLTWTLMKWSGAPTIEGRMKRKKPGYDDYVRRTPAFVPWFPKAA; translated from the coding sequence ATGACCGCGCTGACCTTGGTGGCGACGAACGCCGCGATACTGATCCTGTTGTTCCTCCTGCTCTGGGCGATCTGCCTCCAGACGCGCGACGTGACACCGGTCGACAGCGTCTGGGCGCTCGGCATGGTGGCGATGGCGGGGACGACGTTCATCCAGGCGGACGGCGATCCGACGCGCAAGGCGCTGCTGTTCGGCCTGTGCGCTTTGTGGGGGCTGCGGCTCGGCGGGTACATGTTGTGGCGGTGGCGCGATCACGGCCCCGACCGCCGTTATCAGGTCATGCTCGGTCGCGCGCAGGAGGCGAAGGGCTGGGGCTTTGCGCGCGCGACGCTCGTCCTCGTCTTTGCGACGCAGGCGCCGATGCTGTTCATCGTCTGCCTGCCGGTCCAGCTCGGGCAGGTCGACGGCGGCCCGCCGGTCGGAACGCTCGGGATGATCGGCGCGGGGATGGCATTGTGCGGGATCGTCTTCGAGAGCATCGGCGACTGGCAGCTGACGCGCTTCCGCAAGAACCTAGCAAACGCGGGACAGGTCATGGACCGCGGCCTGTGGCGCTATACCCGCCACCCCAACTACTTCGGCGATGCGCTGACGTGGTGGGGGCTGTTCGCGATCGCCGCCGAGACCGGCACCGGACTCTGGGCGCTGCCGGGCCCGGTGCTGCTGACGTGGACGCTGATGAAATGGTCGGGCGCCCCGACGATCGAGGGGCGGATGAAGCGCAAGAAGCCAGGCTACGACGATTATGTCCGCCGCACCCCGGCGTTCGTGCCGTGGTTTCCCAAGGCGGCGTGA
- a CDS encoding nuclear transport factor 2 family protein translates to MTEQEILDFAEKFVGAIQSGDVATVRACYAPGAKLWHNTDRVEQTVDENMAVLDWFVRTLPDRNYRVVRRVALADGFLQQHVLEATLPDGTAWSMDACCVIKIEDGLITRLDEYLDSAQGKALRSFGR, encoded by the coding sequence GTGACCGAACAGGAAATCCTCGACTTCGCCGAAAAATTCGTCGGCGCGATCCAGAGCGGCGACGTCGCCACCGTCCGCGCCTGCTACGCGCCCGGCGCCAAGCTGTGGCACAATACCGACCGCGTCGAGCAGACCGTCGACGAGAACATGGCGGTGCTCGACTGGTTCGTCCGGACGCTGCCCGATCGCAACTACCGCGTCGTTCGCCGCGTTGCGCTCGCCGACGGTTTCCTCCAGCAGCACGTCCTCGAGGCGACGCTGCCCGACGGCACCGCGTGGTCGATGGACGCGTGTTGCGTCATCAAGATCGAGGACGGCCTGATCACCCGGCTCGACGAGTATCTCGATTCGGCGCAGGGCAAGGCACTGCGCTCGTTCGGGCGGTAG
- a CDS encoding NAD(P)H-dependent flavin oxidoreductase, translating into MTRWPGLRLPVVVAPMFLISGPEIVVAACRAGVIGAFPTPNCRTTAEVGDWMARITAQLGPGDAPWAVNLVTHSTNARLADDLAMVAKFQPPIVITALGSPRPAVETVHAYGGIVLADVVTVALGRKAAAAGADGLVCVSAGAGGHTGMLSPFAFISALRAFFDGSICVGGGIADGAGIAGAVAAGADLVYMGTRFLAAAESMAVPGYKAMVVASELDDLVVSSAITGTAASWLRPSLAAAGYDPDALGGPAQRDYGGDPAKKWRDLWAAGQGIGAVGAVEPIAAIVDQLEDEFRVAATRLAAWPDSPVR; encoded by the coding sequence ATGACGCGCTGGCCCGGCCTGCGGCTCCCGGTCGTCGTTGCACCGATGTTCCTCATCTCGGGGCCAGAGATAGTCGTCGCCGCCTGCCGCGCAGGGGTCATCGGTGCGTTCCCGACCCCCAATTGCCGGACGACCGCCGAGGTCGGCGACTGGATGGCACGAATCACCGCGCAACTCGGCCCGGGCGATGCGCCGTGGGCGGTCAACCTCGTCACGCATTCGACCAACGCGCGCCTCGCGGACGACCTCGCGATGGTCGCGAAATTCCAGCCGCCGATCGTCATCACCGCGCTCGGCAGCCCGCGACCTGCGGTCGAGACGGTCCATGCCTATGGCGGTATCGTCCTCGCCGACGTCGTCACCGTCGCGCTCGGGCGCAAGGCGGCTGCGGCGGGAGCCGACGGGCTCGTCTGCGTTTCGGCAGGGGCGGGAGGGCATACCGGCATGCTATCGCCGTTCGCCTTCATCTCCGCGCTCCGCGCCTTCTTCGACGGGTCGATCTGTGTCGGCGGCGGGATTGCCGATGGCGCGGGCATCGCCGGCGCGGTCGCCGCCGGGGCCGACCTCGTTTACATGGGCACGCGCTTCCTCGCCGCCGCCGAAAGCATGGCGGTCCCGGGATATAAGGCGATGGTCGTCGCGTCGGAGCTCGACGACCTCGTCGTCAGCAGCGCGATTACCGGGACGGCGGCGTCGTGGCTGCGGCCGTCGCTCGCGGCAGCGGGCTACGACCCCGACGCGCTCGGCGGGCCGGCACAGCGCGATTATGGCGGCGACCCGGCGAAGAAATGGCGCGACCTGTGGGCTGCGGGGCAAGGCATCGGCGCCGTCGGCGCGGTCGAGCCGATCGCCGCGATCGTCGACCAGCTTGAGGATGAATTCCGCGTCGCTGCCACTCGGCTCGCCGCGTGGCCCGACTCACCAGTTCGATAA
- a CDS encoding acyl-CoA thiolase, producing MTVFIHDAVRTPRGRARPDGGLAAQTPHGLVAHLVDALEVRGRDPRAARLLVLGCVGQVAAQGGHIAMVAKLAAGLDPATAAHSLNNFCASGLSAIGHAAAAVDAGTTEFALAGGVEMLSRVAFMADAADYYSATDFAPPLRYIPVALAADLLAEVEGIDRAGMDAVTLESQTRAAAAEDRPALLASRIAIGGLDRDEAVRATTAAKLAGMPAAFAGIAADYRGVIGNAPVDHRHTLAHAPPMTDGAGLALIGPASGNPRARIVAFAEAGGEARASLLAGFAAMDLALARAGLDLADIDRIEFMEAFAVTIAKFHRDRRPDPAKVNVGGGHIAKGHPMGATGAILLSTLLDALDECGGRFGLVVATGAQGVGVAMIVERLA from the coding sequence ATGACCGTATTTATTCACGACGCCGTCCGTACTCCGCGCGGCCGGGCGCGGCCCGACGGTGGACTCGCGGCGCAAACCCCGCACGGTCTTGTCGCCCACCTCGTCGATGCGCTCGAAGTGCGCGGCCGCGATCCGCGGGCGGCGCGGCTGCTCGTGCTCGGCTGCGTCGGCCAGGTCGCGGCGCAGGGCGGGCATATCGCGATGGTCGCCAAGCTCGCCGCCGGCCTCGATCCGGCGACGGCGGCGCACAGCCTCAACAATTTCTGCGCCTCGGGCCTGTCGGCGATCGGCCATGCTGCCGCCGCGGTGGACGCCGGGACGACCGAATTCGCCCTCGCCGGCGGGGTCGAGATGCTGTCGCGCGTCGCCTTCATGGCCGACGCCGCCGACTATTACAGCGCGACCGACTTCGCCCCGCCGCTCCGCTACATCCCCGTCGCGCTCGCAGCCGATTTACTCGCCGAGGTCGAGGGCATCGATCGCGCGGGGATGGACGCGGTCACGCTCGAGTCGCAGACGCGCGCCGCTGCCGCCGAGGATCGCCCGGCGCTGCTCGCTTCGCGGATCGCGATTGGCGGGCTCGACCGCGATGAAGCAGTTCGCGCGACGACCGCAGCCAAGCTCGCAGGCATGCCGGCGGCGTTCGCCGGGATCGCCGCCGACTATCGCGGCGTCATCGGTAACGCGCCGGTCGACCATCGGCACACGCTGGCGCACGCCCCGCCGATGACCGACGGCGCGGGGCTCGCGCTGATCGGCCCCGCGAGCGGCAACCCGCGCGCGCGCATCGTCGCCTTCGCCGAGGCGGGCGGGGAGGCGCGGGCATCGCTGCTCGCCGGTTTCGCTGCGATGGACCTCGCGCTGGCCCGCGCCGGGCTCGACCTCGCCGACATCGACCGCATCGAATTCATGGAGGCGTTCGCCGTCACCATCGCCAAATTCCACCGCGATCGCCGTCCCGACCCGGCGAAGGTCAACGTCGGCGGCGGCCACATTGCCAAGGGCCACCCGATGGGGGCAACCGGCGCAATCCTGTTGTCGACGCTGCTCGATGCGCTCGACGAATGTGGCGGGCGCTTCGGCCTCGTCGTCGCGACCGGTGCGCAGGGCGTCGGTGTCGCGATGATCGTCGAGCGCCTCGCATGA
- a CDS encoding NAD(P)H-dependent amine dehydrogenase family protein translates to MAASMIGVVQWATGAMGRTSLRRILDHPGLDLRGVYVYNPAKAGVDAGTLVKRPPTGVFATADRAAILATDATVVVHTPRITLPYDALVDDVVALLESGKNVVSTAGFHWPDAHGTAYADRLRDAAIRGGVTLAGVGVNPGMIVERIALAATAMCVDLDRIIVRETVEASAMASPAFVFDLMGLGSDPAAGDIRDGPLGDLYSTLFGEVLHFAAAAMATTVARIVPDHRLTLAPHDIVIAAGTIAQGRVAATEWRWTAVMANGVEFVLAILWTADRALHDGLVPGHWTIDIAGRPNIAMTLDITEADPTRPPSRALTDATMAVAIRAIPDVVAAPPGLFAYQPTAWRA, encoded by the coding sequence GTGGCAGCAAGCATGATCGGCGTCGTTCAATGGGCGACCGGAGCGATGGGGCGGACGTCGCTGCGCCGCATCCTCGACCATCCCGGGCTCGATCTGCGCGGGGTCTACGTCTACAATCCCGCGAAGGCCGGGGTCGATGCAGGAACGCTGGTGAAGCGCCCGCCGACCGGGGTCTTCGCAACCGCCGACCGCGCCGCGATCCTCGCGACCGACGCGACCGTCGTCGTCCACACCCCGCGGATCACCTTGCCGTACGATGCGCTCGTCGACGACGTCGTCGCGTTGCTCGAAAGCGGCAAGAACGTTGTTTCGACCGCTGGCTTCCACTGGCCCGACGCACACGGCACGGCGTATGCCGACCGGCTGCGCGACGCGGCGATCCGGGGCGGCGTGACGCTTGCCGGGGTCGGGGTCAATCCGGGAATGATCGTCGAGCGGATCGCGCTCGCGGCGACGGCGATGTGCGTCGACCTCGACCGGATCATCGTCCGCGAGACCGTCGAGGCGAGCGCGATGGCGTCGCCCGCGTTCGTCTTCGACCTGATGGGGCTCGGCTCCGACCCGGCGGCGGGAGACATCCGCGACGGACCGCTCGGCGACCTGTATTCGACCTTGTTCGGCGAGGTGCTCCATTTTGCGGCGGCGGCGATGGCAACGACGGTCGCGCGGATCGTCCCCGACCATAGGCTAACCCTCGCACCGCACGACATCGTCATCGCCGCCGGGACGATCGCGCAGGGCCGGGTCGCGGCGACCGAGTGGCGCTGGACCGCGGTGATGGCGAACGGGGTCGAATTCGTCCTCGCCATCCTGTGGACTGCCGATCGCGCGCTCCACGACGGGCTCGTTCCCGGGCACTGGACGATCGACATCGCCGGGCGGCCGAACATCGCGATGACGCTTGATATCACCGAGGCCGATCCGACGCGGCCGCCGTCGCGCGCGCTGACCGACGCGACGATGGCAGTGGCGATCCGCGCGATTCCCGACGTCGTCGCGGCGCCCCCCGGGCTGTTCGCGTATCAGCCGACAGCGTGGCGGGCATGA
- a CDS encoding class I adenylate-forming enzyme family protein, with the protein MFLTPPERVADHVARGWWQGTTVDALFQRTAALDGDAVALIDPPNRTALDGKMPERLTWSAVVERVERTAAAFLALELVKDDIIAVQLPNTVDAVVVLLASARLGLIVTPVVMQYREHELAYILAQTTPRAFITVTTFAGYDHAGLAARLAADVLDMRVVTDIGALAAAADHATVASYVEDHPTDAAEVLTICWTSGTESRPKGVPRDHNHWLLNARVVAEATGMVAGDVLLNPFPLVNIGSIGGLVLPWLLLGGRLVLHHPFDLGIFLGQIASEGVTYTIAPPAVLTALLNQPGLITGGAIASLRAIGSGSAPLSPWLIDGWLTRHNIQICNIFGSNEGASLFSSHVDVPDTTERARYFPRYGAEDVEWPGLTPSVMRTRLADPATGATITTPGLPGELRIGGGNVFGGYWRAPELTAAAFDEHGDFRTGDLFEIAGDGALARFYRFVGRSKEIIVRGGVNISPAELDDLLVGMPLLAEAATVGIPDDRLGERVAVAVVPKGSETPTLADVVAWMARAHDVAVFKRPERIVVVDRLPRNAMNKVVRSDLRSLVLAWL; encoded by the coding sequence ATGTTCCTGACACCGCCTGAACGGGTCGCCGATCACGTTGCCCGTGGCTGGTGGCAGGGGACGACGGTGGATGCCTTGTTCCAGCGCACCGCAGCCTTGGACGGCGATGCGGTGGCACTGATCGACCCGCCGAACCGGACCGCGCTCGACGGCAAAATGCCCGAGCGGCTGACGTGGAGCGCGGTTGTCGAGCGCGTCGAGCGGACGGCGGCGGCGTTTCTCGCGCTCGAACTCGTCAAGGACGACATCATCGCGGTCCAGTTGCCGAACACGGTCGACGCGGTCGTCGTCCTGCTCGCCAGCGCGCGGCTCGGGCTGATCGTCACGCCCGTCGTGATGCAATATCGCGAACACGAGCTTGCCTACATCCTCGCCCAGACCACCCCGCGCGCTTTCATTACCGTAACGACCTTCGCCGGATACGATCATGCGGGGCTGGCGGCGCGGCTGGCGGCCGACGTTCTGGACATGCGCGTCGTCACCGACATCGGCGCACTCGCGGCGGCCGCCGATCATGCAACGGTCGCGTCATACGTCGAGGATCACCCGACCGACGCCGCCGAAGTCCTGACGATCTGCTGGACCTCGGGAACCGAGTCGCGGCCGAAGGGCGTCCCGCGCGACCATAATCACTGGCTGCTCAACGCACGCGTCGTCGCCGAGGCGACCGGAATGGTCGCGGGCGACGTCCTCCTCAACCCATTCCCGCTGGTCAACATCGGCTCGATCGGCGGGCTGGTGCTGCCGTGGCTGCTGCTCGGCGGGCGTCTGGTGCTCCACCACCCGTTCGACCTCGGTATTTTCCTCGGCCAGATCGCGAGCGAGGGCGTGACCTACACGATCGCGCCGCCAGCGGTGCTGACCGCGCTGCTGAATCAGCCGGGGCTGATAACCGGCGGGGCGATCGCCTCGCTGCGCGCGATCGGGTCGGGGTCGGCGCCGCTGTCGCCATGGCTGATCGACGGCTGGCTGACCCGGCACAATATCCAGATCTGCAACATCTTCGGTTCGAACGAGGGCGCGTCGCTGTTTTCGAGCCACGTCGACGTGCCCGACACGACCGAACGCGCGCGCTATTTTCCGCGTTACGGCGCCGAAGACGTCGAGTGGCCGGGGCTGACGCCGAGCGTGATGCGGACACGGCTCGCCGATCCGGCGACGGGCGCAACGATCACGACGCCCGGGCTGCCCGGGGAGCTAAGGATCGGCGGCGGCAATGTCTTCGGCGGCTATTGGCGCGCGCCCGAGCTGACCGCAGCGGCGTTCGACGAACACGGTGACTTCCGCACCGGCGACCTGTTCGAGATCGCCGGCGACGGAGCGCTTGCGCGGTTCTACCGCTTCGTCGGGCGGTCGAAGGAGATCATCGTCCGTGGCGGCGTCAATATATCGCCCGCCGAACTCGACGACCTGCTCGTCGGCATGCCGTTGCTCGCCGAAGCCGCGACGGTCGGCATCCCCGACGACCGGCTCGGCGAGCGCGTCGCGGTGGCGGTCGTGCCGAAGGGCAGCGAAACCCCGACCCTCGCCGACGTCGTCGCGTGGATGGCGCGCGCGCACGATGTCGCGGTGTTTAAGCGCCCTGAGCGCATCGTTGTCGTCGACCGGCTGCCGCGCAACGCGATGAACAAGGTCGTCCGGAGCGACTTGCGCTCGCTCGTCCTCGCCTGGCTCTAG